Part of the Vitis vinifera cultivar Pinot Noir 40024 chromosome 13, ASM3070453v1 genome is shown below.
CATATATTCTAAGCAGATGTTCCAGATAATTTACACAAAAAGACATTATGAAATAACATTAACattgatataattaaattaataaaaaaaaatgatcatgaAAACAGAACAACTCAACATGATCTCCATGAAAACCCATTTTTCTTGTATATACTGTTGAGAGAAGCAAacaagttgaaacccaagatgcaTCAAGCATCCAAGGGTTACAACACATACAACACTCACAGCCAGAAAGAAAAAGGACAAAACCCCTCCAGTGCAACAAAGTTGGATCAATTATTGGCTTACCTCTTGCCTTCACAACACTTCTCAATTGTCCTCCAAAAATTTTACTTAGTTCTGAAGGAACAAAACTCTGTGTTCTTGTCACTGCAGATTTGTTCTTTGGGCCAACTGTCTCCCATTCATCATCTTCTGCAGAAGAAACTAGTGATGATTTCCCCccatttaaatttgaaaagaacCCTTCAAGTTTAAGTAATTCATCGTGCATTTGATCCATGACAAAGCTTAAAAACTCCTGAGCATCTTCCTGCCTGAAAAGGTTGAGAATGTTTACAATGCAAATTCCAATACAACCACAATCATTTTTTAGATGTTTTGAATGATAATAAGGATATTTTGTTGCCTAATAAACAAAAACTtctcaaaaattttactttatgatGACCTATCCAGGTCAACAGTGTTTACTCCTTCCATGGACTCATATTAGTTACCACCAACTAGAGTAAAGGACAAAGGAAAAAGAGAGCAACCATTTCTTAAGTATGTACTAGGAGCATAACTTACCTTTTCTTTCTTGGGTGCAGTAAAATTTATCCAAAAGAAGGCAAAATCAGAGTACACAAGAAGTCTAACAATAGGTAGAACATGTTACTAATCCATACCTCAAAGTGAGAGAACttggaaaagaaacaaaataaaatggcaGTAATGGACTTGAAGAATGATGAATAGATAAAAGGTTCTCAAGATAagaataaaattcatatttatacaAGGAACAATTTTATTCACTGTCTTCAAccacataaaattaaaaagtgcatgaaaaaacaaaaggcaTAAGCTGAAGTACTCACAAAGGCCAGGGTCTAAACATTAAGTAGAAAAGGGAAAAGTGTGTTTGAACACAAACCTTGGCCTGCCTGATATCTTATTTGGCACATCTGGGgtaaaatttttaagaacaccTTCGAACATAGCAGGGCTGAAAGGCCTTCCAGTCTCAACGCCATTCAAATCCTTCTTCTTTAAACTCAAATCAGTGGGCATGTCAAATTCAGAGACAAACTCTGCAAATGCAGTTAATGTCGGATAGCCAACctataaaccaaagttcaaaaTGGGCAAATTATTAATGAGTAccttcaaataaatattatcaagGAAAAACCAACAAAACCTTCAAATAAGAATTGGTCTCTGCTATAATTTATTAATACCATAAGTATCAATACAACGACATAAACATACACAAGGAAGCAATATATGAATGTATCAAAAGAACAAACCTTGGGGATGTCGCGAATCCTTAGTTCCTGCAATAGCTGAATAAAAGGAGTACATGATAAAAGTGCCTGTAAAGTTGCATTGAGAAAGCATAAGTTTCCCGAGTTAATTAAACCCCGAGGCAGTAAGTTTTTAACAGCTGGAGCAGGTCCATTAGGTGCCTTCAAGATCTCCTTTTTGAGAGGCACAAATGTTGATGAATCATCAATAGTCCCATTCAGATCTCTTTCCTTTGAGCATTCTTCCTCAACAACATGCGATTCCAGACTCTGAAATTGATTCAGATGTTCTTTATTCTGGGATAGACACAAAGAATCTAAGTTGAACCTATCTGGGTTCAGTTCATTCACAACACCATTACCGAGTGGAGAGCTGTGTGTAAAATCGTGAACTCCACCATTTTCTTTAGGAGTTCCAGCGGCTTCTGAAGAGAGTTTATTTACTCCATCTACACTTTTGGTTTCGTCATCCTTCTTAAGCAAATTTGAGGAACAGAAATCTATTGGCCCTTTTGAAGAATCAGCCTGTCTGCACAATTCATTGCCAACACTAGCCAAAGCTCTACCAGTCACAAAATCAACTGAACCAAATTGCAACTCTTTCTTTGCTGCAGGCTTTTCAGCATTCCCAGATGGCAGCCTTAGCAATGACCTGGTTTCATCTTCAGTAAATGAACCAAACAGTAGTAACTGCTACAAAGAAAAAGGCAACAAGATTCAATAGTGCATTTATGAAGAGGCGGAGAAGATACATAAGGCCTTGATCATCATAAGAAAAAAGTGTAAAGCAAAAGTTTGAAACAAAGTAATTCTAATACTATTACTGCAACGACAGGGACAAATCAATGGAACAGGGGTTCTTAATGCAGATTCGGTTTATACAATGATCTGTCGGTTTATACGATTTTTCATCCCTTGATATTAGATTCAATTAAATTCCTGTGCACACAAATTATTTGGCAGGATTAACAAATAGATACAAACTGGTTCTTGTCTGCAATGGTATATTTACATAGTGAAAGCCCTTGGAATGTAACAAAAGAACAATGTTTTAGGCACACCCACAACTTACACCTTTTAAGGGATTGGCAATGAGCATCAGATCCCAAACTCCACCACCCAGCACCAAAAGTTAAACGAACTTATCAAACTAGTCTATTATCCTCTAGATATTGAAATTCAGTTTGTATCCAGTATGCATGAATGCTATAATTACAGGTTAATTATAGCATTAGATGACCCTCTGAATGTAAACAAACAATCCCATTAAAGGCATTAACCCACAATCACTAGACCCATCAGCTTCTAATCGAATCTTCCTGCCATTAAACTTCACAATAGCAATCACACAAATAGTCAAAACCATCAAGAACTAAAAACGCCCATAAGTTTTTAACTCATCCATGAATGAATCCAAAATTAAAAACTGCAAACTCCCTATTACTTCTTCAATCAAAGTTCAAAGTACGATGATAATTCCAACCACCAATCAACCAAATCTCTCTCATATaatcaaaatcctcaaaattcatatCCCAATCGTGCCTCCAATTAAACCCCATAATACGAGTCACCCAACACCCAATGAATAACAGAGAACCCAAAAAAGttactaatttttcaaaacataattaaaactGCAGCACCCACCTTAGAATCACTCATTTTGTGCATGAGAATCGAATATTCAAACGCGAAACCCTCGATCCGAATGTAGATATATGGGGATATAATCGTATAGATGAGTCAAAAACTAGGGTTTGTGGCCTAGTTGGATATAGAACATGAGAGAGCGAGAGGTCGATTGAAGACATGAAAAGATGAGAAACGGCGCAGAAAGAGTGAATATAATGAGACTGAAGATGAAGAATTGAGGGAAAATTGGGAGAAAACAGTGGAGTAGAGGAATTTGTGAGCGGATAGGAGCATAGACTGTAGAGAGAGCAACTGAGTTTGAGTTGGGTTAGGTTAGGGTTAGGGATCTTTCcatctttctatatatattatcatatttaataagttttttttttagaaattaaattagaagtcaaaataaataaatatttttaaaaaaattaaaaatttaaaaataaaaaaaaaatcagcaaaaaACTTCAGatgaaagaattattttttattaagtggtgtttatttaattaaaaataaaagaaatttttgtgattttaaatttatgatcaGAGGTGGTTCGATGATTTTTAAAGACCCAAACAGATCGTGAGCCGGGCTGAGCTGGGCCATGCCAACAAGGACACGAGGCCCATTTAGGCTGGGTCGAGGCAACCTATCatctatctttttttcttttttttataaataagtacAAAAATTTATGGATGTCaccattatatatattaaatatttccaatatttattaaaaatatttaatataaccATTGATTATAACCCTACAAATTAAACCAAGGTTGGTAAACATCCATGATTTTgtaattctctttttttttttaattttttcctatttttgttttttattttaatatattactaACACGACTATAATATATCAAACCTTGCCAATTCAAACAATTTTCCTTTGaagttttatattaaaagtatatTGATGAGAGTTGGGGGTATGACAATGTTGCTCTAAGCCCGATAGATGGGTCATTTAAATAATAGTGGTAGAATGTTATAAAAAGCTTAATCCATTTTTATTGgacattaattgatttttaaatgagaTGATCAAAGTTTAATCCAAAATTGTTATTAGAGTCAAATCATGGGTTTACTCAATGGAAACATCATGTTAAGGCGAGAGATTGCCGGGAGTGTAATAATAACTATCAAAGAGTTAAGAAATCAACAACCAGTAGATAAAGGtaattatgaatatatatagTTCAATATATTCAAGAATCATGTAAAATTTCCTTATAAATTACAAATCAAATGatgttatattaattattaagtaAAACACGTAAGCTTAAAAAAAGTATGGAGATCAATCTTCAACAAATCAGCTCAAGTAATAAATTCATAGATTTATTGACAAAAGCTCTATTTATTATAGCATTTAAAAAGCTCATACGTAATAGTGGAACGTGAGGATTTAAGGAACTTCAAACCATAAATATGCTTACACATGGGGGAGCAAATTAATAAGAATTTAATGCATTgtacttttcttctttctttttttttcttttgtccaAATCATTGGGTTTTATAGATAAAGTTTTTATCAAGATAGTTGTAACCAATATTTCGGTTCACAGTTCATTGATCGGATCACGGTCAAACAGGTaacatcataaataataatttatatattatataagattttaaataattataagaaattaaaattatatataattaaaaattttaataatattttatttttatatttgacatatcaaattaaacgatgaagagaaatataaatatattaatattttaaattttattaaatagaacatttataatatttaaatataaagatatacttaaaatataaaaaaattataatatttaattttatttgcatgtcttttgtattttattattttaaaattattatattaattaatttatatatttttttaattacattatataattattataaaaataaatgtgaaagtgttttatacttttatataataaaaatttgaaaaaaaaatattaattttgttatatatttttatttgcaaataTAATAGAATGAAGAAGTTTATTGTTTAATAGTTAAGCTTCAATTTTTACACCTAATGGTCCTAagcttgcaaaaaaaaaattcttctcaCTTACTGATCCCACATcgaaaatggataaaaaaatatatagggaTTGTGAGATATAAAAGACATACAAGAATCATTAACTTGTAAGACTAAAAGCTTATTGGGTTTTACGACAAATGGATCAGATAGGTTCCTCGTAGAGTGATCCAATTCCTTTAGGAAATGTTGTCGTTTTGATGCAAAATgcattaaaatgtttttttggcttaaaaaaaaattgtttaacaAGCCAATTCATTTGGTCCGATCGACAGTTTGTCCTATCAAACCGCCAGTTCAACCGGTCCGACCGTAGATTCAACTAGTTCGACCACTTGGTCGACTCAATTAGCCGGATCAAACCGGAATCATGATCAATCGGTCAGACTGACTGATccaatctaatttttaaaaccatggttgCAACAACCTAAAAGTAttgaaagaatattatttattttttttatcaagttttttCTTAGAGTTTTTCCTAATAAACTTTTAATAAGGGATATTCTAAAATGATTAACATGTTGGCATCTTGGATCTAAGCAACAAAAGCAAaaccattttttcaaaaatattgatttttagggTCAAAGTACCAACCTTTAGGTATGGATGTTCTCAAACCTTAAATTCTAAGTGTTGAAAGCAACCTTGAAGTTGTCGGAGGTCTCGTAAACCCATAATATTTCGTTCAATGACTTAACATTGTTCTTGACACACTTCAAATGGGAAGGAAAGAAGGGTAAAGATTAtgactttctctctctctttagatAATGGAAGATGATAGAAGtgatggaaaccttaacccttatgaagtatttataaggttctaactgggtttaagtgacttgagcccacatggacttgggtcacttaatttatcTCAAAttgggtcataattgattaattaacctaatagagTCTCCTAATTAATCAGTTAGttcaatctagagaccttgtttaCTTATCCTTATACaattttatgtaattaccaaaacacttttatgcacaaaagtgaacctaaaatTAATCTGATCCTCATAACCTATGCAAAAAGGTATACAAGCTCAAAAATGAGACCATTGAGATtcataggagtactagctcattcaaaatccaattttgaagttgatttaacatcccactacaaataataaactaaactttagtatcatatataaaaaacaacGAAACACTGTATGTTTAGGTTCATTGTGTGCAGTCTTCCCATGAACCAGTGTTCGCAGCCTAACAAGATGAAAACTATCAATCTTTCAAGACTATCTCTACTATCATTGACTTATAGATCTTTTTTTATTGTGTATTCAACTGATATGTCTTAAGTTTCAAAAAGTTTATGTCAAGTTCTACTTAAGGAATTATTATGATCAtaatttccatgaacacactTCCTTAGGATCACTCAAAAAGACATATTGTTTCAATCTCATGATATAATATGGTATCCCTATTGAGAGtacctattgctaccaacttccatcaataatgactcaATCTATAAGTAATATATAATCAATTTACAATCTCACTCATAGCCATGGTTCAAAATCGTGGTATCGGTCATTGACTCGGAGGGTCATGAGGCATATCAGTCTCGGTGTCTCAGTTCGATATTAGACGATAcgcaaaataagataattagaaatttcaaaaattataaaaatattatataaattaaaaaaatagatataattgaATAagctgaaaattttaataaaacaaatttgtttttcacATTTAGCTCAAAATTATTCgtgataatattaaaaattgaggaTTTAATTCTCACCTTACCATATAAACACTTTAATTTATCATTGAACCTCATCCATACCTTTCATATCATTTTACTTTAGCAAATCGGGAACCAATTCTCCTAATATGTTACTATTAAATCATATCTCATAAATTCATATAAAAGGCATTTTTTACTTTACTAATTTGAGTTTCTCTCACCCTCGCACACCACCATTGCTATCAAGAGTCAAGACCCACAACACCACCTGCAATTGCAAATTTGCAACTGTGCAAGACCCTACACGGGAGGGGGAGCAATCTGACTGTAAGGGGGTTGTCTTGTTGATGTCGCCAGTGAAAGATTCAGTCCACTTGATGAGTCACCACTGTTGACACCAAAGCTCCACCCTCCGGTAATGCTCAATTTTGAGGAAAATCAGGTAAGTAAATCCTAAATCATGCCCTCATCCTTCGATGGTTTCTCTGCTTATTTCCGAACTGGTCACGGGttgggttttttcttcttcatcttctttgatATTCTCATTGATGGTTTAAAATTTCAGAATAGGTGTTTGCTTTTGAAAGGACaatctgattttattttttttctataacctAATCGAGTTAACTCGGAAACTCAGACGAGTCAGCTGAGTCTTACCGATTCCTAATTGAGTTTGTGCATAATACTATATCTAGTATCGATCTCATCGCGGCAAGTGTCGAGGCGGATACGACTTGGCCAAGTTGTATCGGACTCAGCTGATACTTTGAACCCTTCTCATAGGTCAAAGTAAGTCATTACTAACTTTAGCAAaaactcaatattctttcaagttgagagacaatacaatgAAGCAGTTTGGTGAAGTCATAACTACTCgataacattatatatataaacaaaatattataaataaaattatttgtaggaaatattaaaaaaaaatgaaaaattttcaaattcctaaacaaaatattgttttagaaaaacaaactattttttaagaattgtttttcaaaacattcCATACAAAGCCTTAACTTCAATCTCACTTTTCTCCATTTACacaaatttacatatttaaatgcTAAAAATACCACTTTTCTAAatcaattaatgaaaattatgtCTTTGATcggaaataaattatttctatacACAAAATTATTGTCAACACTAATTTAAAATAGTCTCtcaagttaaataaaaaatattatattagttTATGTTTTTGTAAAATGTCTCAAAAAAATTTGAGGTTACCATCATCCACTGGAAAATTATTTCTTCAtcttatttaagaaaaatccTACTAAAAGTATTTTCTTCACTATCATTCTgtccaaaaaaattatagtttgttttataattgttttcgaaaatagtttacTATTCtttagaactaaaaaaaatcacaaaacatatttgataactaaaaaataaaaaataatatgttttcggataacattttttaattgtttttatttatttatgataattgttttaaaaaataattatagacaTATGAAGaacgattaaaaataaagtattacatataaaagttatttttaaaacatatttaaaaatatagaaaatacgttaaaaatagtttaggtttcaaactaatatttattttacaaaatatcataaaatgatttaaaaaaattattatcaaaatctcttttttagaaccattttaaaaaaataattactaaacaGAACCTTAAGCCTAGTAtggtaactgttttcaaaaacaattctaaaaaacataatttgaaaatagttttgtaaaactattctatgatgttttgtataacaaaaatctattttagaacctaaaatattttttaacatgtttttaatatattttaaaaataatttttatatttaatattttatttttaatcatcctatacttatatatttattttctataacggtaataagaaaataaataaaaacaatataaaataactaaaagttgttatctgaaaacactttattttatgttcttaagaacagaaaacaaaaaacaatttttgattgTGAAAtgcatttcttgtttttttgttttgagaacaaaaaattattctaaaaaatagttaccaaatatgcCTTATTCTCTGgacaaaaaaaagttttcaaatggggctttgttcatattttaactaaaatgaatCATTTTAAAACCTACCCAAATAAATAAAgcgaataaataaaataaatagcagGTTTCGGAGTATTGCTAACCCTCGCCTTAGTCGTCCCCAAAATGAGTGTTCTCTCAAGTGAAGAAATAGTGGGTTTCAAAAATGGCTGTGAAATGACGATAGTGgtatgtgtttttt
Proteins encoded:
- the LOC100261998 gene encoding ubiquitin carboxyl-terminal hydrolase 24 isoform X2 produces the protein MHKMSDSKLLLFGSFTEDETRSLLRLPSGNAEKPAAKKELQFGSVDFVTGRALASVGNELCRQADSSKGPIDFCSSNLLKKDDETKSVDGVNKLSSEAAGTPKENGGVHDFTHSSPLGNGVVNELNPDRFNLDSLCLSQNKEHLNQFQSLESHVVEEECSKERDLNGTIDDSSTFVPLKKEILKAPNGPAPAVKNLLPRGLINSGNLCFLNATLQALLSCTPFIQLLQELRIRDIPKVGYPTLTAFAEFVSEFDMPTDLSLKKKDLNGVETGRPFSPAMFEGVLKNFTPDVPNKISGRPRQEDAQEFLSFVMDQMHDELLKLEGFFSNLNGGKSSLVSSAEDDEWETVGPKNKSAVTRTQSFVPSELSKIFGGQLRSVVKARGNKASATVQPFLLLHLDILPEAIYTIEDALRLFSAPETLEGYRTSGTGKAGLVTASKSVKIQKLSEIMILHLMRFYYDENQGSTKLHKPVTFPLELVLGRELLVSPTTEGRKYELVATITHHGRDPSKGHYTTDARHHSGHWLRFDDSAVNVVSTSKVLHEHPYVLFYKQV
- the LOC100261998 gene encoding ubiquitin carboxyl-terminal hydrolase 24 isoform X1 → MHKMSDSKQLLLFGSFTEDETRSLLRLPSGNAEKPAAKKELQFGSVDFVTGRALASVGNELCRQADSSKGPIDFCSSNLLKKDDETKSVDGVNKLSSEAAGTPKENGGVHDFTHSSPLGNGVVNELNPDRFNLDSLCLSQNKEHLNQFQSLESHVVEEECSKERDLNGTIDDSSTFVPLKKEILKAPNGPAPAVKNLLPRGLINSGNLCFLNATLQALLSCTPFIQLLQELRIRDIPKVGYPTLTAFAEFVSEFDMPTDLSLKKKDLNGVETGRPFSPAMFEGVLKNFTPDVPNKISGRPRQEDAQEFLSFVMDQMHDELLKLEGFFSNLNGGKSSLVSSAEDDEWETVGPKNKSAVTRTQSFVPSELSKIFGGQLRSVVKARGNKASATVQPFLLLHLDILPEAIYTIEDALRLFSAPETLEGYRTSGTGKAGLVTASKSVKIQKLSEIMILHLMRFYYDENQGSTKLHKPVTFPLELVLGRELLVSPTTEGRKYELVATITHHGRDPSKGHYTTDARHHSGHWLRFDDSAVNVVSTSKVLHEHPYVLFYKQV